In Xanthomonas sacchari, a genomic segment contains:
- the rpmD gene encoding 50S ribosomal protein L30, producing the protein MANESTKTVKVRLVRGLRGTQSRHRLSVRALGLNKLNDVRELKDSPQVRGLINKVQYLVQVEE; encoded by the coding sequence ATGGCTAATGAATCCACCAAGACGGTGAAGGTGCGCCTGGTGCGCGGCCTGCGTGGTACCCAGTCGCGTCACCGCCTGTCGGTGCGTGCCCTGGGCCTGAACAAGCTCAACGATGTGCGCGAACTGAAGGACAGCCCGCAAGTGCGCGGCCTGATCAACAAGGTTCAGTACCTCGTCCAGGTTGAGGAGTAA
- a CDS encoding DNA-directed RNA polymerase subunit alpha, with amino-acid sequence MTVTANQVLRPRGPQIERLTDNRAKVVIEPLERGYGHTLGNALRRVLLSSIPGFAITEVEIDGVLHEYTTVEGLQEDVLEVLLNLKDVAIRMHTGDSATLSLSKQGPGTVTAADIKTDHNVEILNNDHVICHLTKDTAINMRLKIERGFGYQPAAARRRPDEETRTIGRLVLDASFSPVRRVAYAVESARVEQRTDLDKLVLDIETNGTIDAEEAVRTAADILSDQLSVFGDFTHRDRGAAKPASNGVDPVLLRPIDDLELTVRSANCLKAESIYYIGDLIQKTEVELLKTPNLGKKSLTEIKEVLAQRGLSLGMKLENWPPAGVAQHGMLG; translated from the coding sequence ATGACGGTTACCGCCAACCAGGTTCTGCGCCCGCGTGGGCCGCAGATCGAACGCCTTACCGACAACCGCGCCAAGGTCGTGATCGAGCCCTTGGAGCGCGGGTATGGGCATACGCTGGGCAATGCCCTGCGTCGCGTGCTGCTGTCCTCGATTCCCGGCTTCGCGATCACCGAAGTCGAGATCGACGGCGTGCTGCACGAGTACACCACGGTCGAAGGGCTGCAGGAGGACGTGCTGGAAGTCCTGCTGAACCTCAAGGACGTGGCCATCCGCATGCATACCGGTGACAGCGCCACGCTGTCGCTGTCCAAGCAGGGTCCGGGCACGGTCACTGCCGCCGACATCAAGACCGACCACAACGTCGAGATCCTCAACAACGACCACGTGATCTGCCACCTGACCAAGGACACGGCGATCAACATGCGTCTGAAGATCGAGCGTGGCTTCGGCTACCAGCCGGCCGCCGCGCGTCGCCGTCCGGACGAAGAGACCCGTACCATCGGTCGCCTGGTCCTGGACGCCTCGTTCTCGCCGGTGCGCCGCGTCGCCTACGCGGTCGAGTCGGCCCGCGTCGAACAGCGTACCGACCTGGATAAGCTGGTCCTGGACATCGAAACCAACGGCACGATCGATGCCGAGGAAGCCGTGCGCACCGCCGCCGATATCCTCAGCGACCAGCTGTCGGTGTTCGGCGACTTCACCCATCGCGACCGTGGCGCGGCCAAGCCGGCCAGCAACGGCGTGGATCCGGTGCTGCTGCGTCCGATCGACGACCTGGAACTGACCGTGCGTTCGGCCAACTGCCTGAAGGCCGAGAGCATCTACTACATCGGCGATCTGATCCAGAAGACCGAAGTGGAGCTGCTCAAGACCCCGAACCTGGGCAAGAAGTCGCTCACCGAGATCAAGGAAGTGCTGGCCCAGCGTGGCCTGTCGCTCGGCATGAAGCTGGAGAACTGGCCGCCGGCCGGCGTCGCCCAGCACGGCATGCTCGGCTGA
- the rplR gene encoding 50S ribosomal protein L18 has product MTINKNIARLRRAKSTRAHIRELGVARLSVLRTGQHLYAQVFTADGSKVLAAANTLQADVKEGLKNGKNSDAAAKVGKLIAERAKAAGVEKVAFDRSGYRYHGRIKALADAAREGGLQF; this is encoded by the coding sequence ATGACCATCAACAAGAACATCGCCCGCCTGCGTCGCGCCAAGTCGACCCGCGCCCACATCCGCGAGCTCGGCGTCGCCCGCCTTTCGGTGCTGCGCACCGGCCAGCACCTGTACGCGCAGGTCTTCACCGCCGACGGCTCCAAGGTCCTCGCCGCGGCGAACACCCTGCAGGCCGACGTCAAGGAAGGCCTGAAGAACGGCAAGAACAGCGACGCCGCCGCCAAGGTCGGCAAGCTGATCGCCGAGCGCGCCAAGGCCGCGGGCGTCGAGAAGGTCGCCTTCGACCGCTCGGGCTACCGCTACCACGGCCGCATCAAGGCGCTGGCCGACGCCGCGCGCGAAGGCGGCCTGCAGTTCTGA
- the rpsM gene encoding 30S ribosomal protein S13, with translation MARIAGVNLPAQKHVWVGLQSIYGIGRTRSKKVCEAAGVTSTTKIRDLSEPEIERLRLEVGKYIVEGDLRREIGIAIKRLMDLGCYRGLRHRRGLPLRGQRTRTNARTRKGPRKAIKK, from the coding sequence ATGGCGCGTATTGCAGGCGTCAACCTGCCAGCCCAGAAGCACGTCTGGGTCGGGTTGCAAAGCATCTACGGCATCGGCCGTACCCGTTCGAAGAAGGTCTGCGAAGCCGCAGGCGTGACCTCGACCACCAAGATCCGCGACCTGTCCGAGCCGGAAATCGAGCGCCTGCGTCTCGAAGTCGGCAAGTACATCGTCGAAGGCGACCTGCGTCGCGAAATCGGCATCGCCATCAAGCGACTGATGGACCTGGGCTGCTACCGCGGCCTGCGCCACCGTCGTGGCCTGCCCCTGCGCGGTCAGCGCACCCGTACCAACGCCCGCACCCGCAAGGGTCCGCGCAAGGCGATCAAGAAGTAA
- the rpsD gene encoding 30S ribosomal protein S4, producing MARYIGPTCKLARREGADLSLKSPARALDSKCKLEQKPGQHGATARKGKLSDYATQLREKQKVKRIYGLLERQFRNYYKKASTKKGNTGENLLQLLETRLDNVVYRMGFAVTRPAARQLVSHRGVLVNGKSVNLASYQVKAGDAIALSEKAQKQLRVQEALSVAETHDLNPSWVEVDSKKFSGIFKAVPDRADLPADINEALIVELYSK from the coding sequence ATGGCTCGTTATATCGGTCCTACCTGTAAGCTCGCGCGCCGCGAAGGCGCCGATCTTTCCCTCAAGAGCCCGGCGCGTGCGCTGGACTCCAAGTGCAAGCTGGAGCAGAAGCCCGGCCAGCACGGCGCGACCGCCCGCAAGGGCAAGCTGTCCGACTACGCCACCCAGCTGCGCGAAAAGCAGAAGGTCAAGCGTATCTACGGCCTGCTGGAGCGTCAGTTCCGCAACTACTACAAGAAGGCCTCGACCAAGAAGGGCAACACCGGCGAGAACCTGCTGCAGCTGCTGGAAACCCGCCTGGACAACGTCGTCTACCGCATGGGCTTCGCCGTCACCCGTCCGGCCGCTCGCCAGCTGGTGTCGCACCGTGGCGTGCTGGTCAACGGCAAGTCGGTGAACCTGGCCTCGTACCAGGTCAAGGCCGGCGACGCGATCGCCCTGTCGGAAAAGGCGCAGAAGCAGCTTCGCGTGCAGGAAGCGCTGAGCGTTGCCGAAACGCACGACCTGAACCCGTCCTGGGTCGAGGTCGATTCGAAGAAGTTCAGCGGCATCTTCAAGGCCGTGCCGGATCGTGCGGACCTGCCTGCCGACATCAACGAAGCGCTGATCGTCGAGTTGTATTCGAAGTAA
- a CDS encoding alpha/beta hydrolase family protein has product MRKHLFAAALTSALLILAASPLAHAESVTDFRMPVAVQGVDYDLAARVYRPTGPGPFPLIVIHHGTPADKRKLADTRLGFARAARWFVARGYMVVLALRPGYGSSSGRYLEGAGNCHDVDFVVAGRKIAAAEAAIVDAAARLPDVDPQRIVVVGQSAGGLGAVALADAPPPGVLGVISFAGGRGSNGKEVICAGEDRLVDAEKTLGAANMLPQLWLYTENDHFFRSELAHRMYAAYRSGSRPPVTFVDLPAFGDDGHKTFAQATPKVWARPVAAFLAQVVPRATPLPSPAPASASH; this is encoded by the coding sequence ATGCGCAAACACCTGTTCGCCGCCGCCCTCACGAGCGCCCTCCTCATCCTCGCGGCCTCCCCGCTGGCGCATGCCGAAAGCGTCACGGATTTCCGAATGCCGGTCGCCGTCCAAGGCGTCGACTACGATCTCGCCGCACGCGTGTATCGCCCCACCGGCCCCGGCCCATTCCCGCTGATCGTCATCCACCACGGCACGCCTGCGGACAAGCGCAAGCTCGCCGACACCCGCCTCGGCTTCGCCCGTGCCGCCCGCTGGTTCGTCGCCCGCGGCTACATGGTGGTGCTGGCGCTGCGGCCCGGCTACGGCAGCTCCAGCGGACGCTACCTGGAAGGCGCCGGCAACTGCCATGACGTCGATTTCGTCGTCGCCGGGCGCAAGATCGCCGCGGCCGAAGCGGCGATCGTCGACGCCGCCGCGCGCCTTCCCGACGTGGACCCGCAGCGCATCGTCGTGGTCGGCCAATCGGCCGGCGGCCTCGGCGCGGTGGCGCTGGCCGATGCGCCGCCGCCGGGCGTGCTCGGCGTGATCAGTTTCGCCGGCGGGCGCGGCAGCAACGGCAAGGAAGTCATCTGCGCCGGCGAGGACCGCCTGGTCGACGCGGAAAAAACCCTGGGTGCGGCCAATATGCTGCCGCAGCTGTGGCTGTATACGGAGAACGATCACTTCTTCCGGTCCGAGCTGGCGCACCGCATGTATGCGGCCTACCGCTCCGGCTCAAGGCCCCCGGTGACCTTCGTCGACCTGCCGGCGTTCGGCGACGATGGCCACAAGACCTTTGCCCAGGCCACTCCCAAGGTGTGGGCCAGGCCGGTGGCGGCGTTCCTCGCCCAGGTCGTCCCGCGGGCGACACCCTTACCGTCGCCGGCGCCGGCCAGCGCGTCGCACTGA
- the secY gene encoding preprotein translocase subunit SecY — protein MAQAGMGNLGGGLGKFTELRQRLLFVLGALIVYRIGCYVPVPGVNPEAMLALMQAQGGGIVDMFNMFSGGALHRFSIFALNVMPYISASIVIQLATHIFPSLKAMQKEGESGRRKITQYSRIGAVLLAVVQGGSIALALQNQTAPGGAPVVYAPGMGFVLTAVIALTAGTIFLMWVGEQVTERGIGNGVSLIIFAGIVAGLPAAAIQTVESYRDGNMSFISLLLIVLTILAFTLFVVFVERGQRRITVNYARRQGGRNAYMNQTSFLPLKLNMAGVIPPIFASSILAFPATLSMWSGQAASNSTFGSVLQRIANALGPGEPVHMIVFAALIIGFAFFYTALVFNSQETADNLKKSGALIPGIRPGKATADYVDGVLTRLTAAGSVYLVIVCLLPEVMRVQLGTTFHFGGTSLLIAVVVVMDFIAQIQAHLMSHQYESLLKKANLKGGSRGGGFARG, from the coding sequence ATGGCGCAGGCTGGCATGGGTAACCTCGGCGGCGGGCTCGGCAAGTTCACGGAACTTCGCCAGCGCCTGTTGTTCGTTCTCGGCGCATTGATCGTCTACCGCATCGGCTGCTACGTGCCGGTGCCGGGCGTCAATCCCGAAGCCATGCTTGCGCTGATGCAGGCGCAGGGCGGCGGCATCGTGGACATGTTCAACATGTTCTCGGGCGGCGCCCTGCACCGTTTCAGCATCTTCGCGCTGAACGTGATGCCGTACATTTCGGCATCGATCGTGATCCAGCTGGCCACGCACATCTTTCCGTCGCTGAAGGCGATGCAGAAGGAAGGCGAATCGGGCCGGCGCAAGATCACCCAGTATTCGCGCATCGGCGCGGTGCTGCTGGCGGTGGTGCAGGGCGGCAGCATCGCCCTGGCGCTGCAGAACCAGACCGCACCGGGCGGTGCGCCGGTGGTGTACGCCCCCGGCATGGGCTTCGTGCTCACCGCGGTGATCGCGCTGACCGCCGGCACCATCTTCCTGATGTGGGTCGGCGAGCAGGTGACCGAGCGCGGCATCGGCAACGGCGTCTCGCTGATCATCTTCGCCGGCATCGTCGCCGGCCTGCCGGCGGCGGCGATCCAGACCGTGGAGTCCTACCGCGACGGCAACATGAGCTTCATCTCGCTGCTGCTGATTGTGCTGACCATCCTCGCCTTCACCCTGTTCGTGGTGTTCGTCGAGCGCGGGCAGCGGCGGATCACGGTGAACTACGCGCGCCGCCAGGGCGGCCGCAACGCGTACATGAACCAGACCTCGTTCCTGCCGCTGAAGCTCAACATGGCCGGCGTGATCCCGCCGATCTTCGCCTCGAGCATCCTCGCCTTCCCGGCGACGCTGTCGATGTGGTCGGGCCAGGCCGCCTCCAACAGCACCTTCGGCAGCGTGCTGCAGCGCATCGCCAATGCGCTGGGCCCGGGCGAGCCGGTGCACATGATCGTGTTCGCCGCGCTGATCATCGGTTTCGCGTTCTTCTATACCGCGCTGGTGTTCAACTCGCAGGAAACCGCGGACAACCTGAAGAAATCCGGCGCGCTGATCCCCGGCATCCGCCCGGGCAAGGCCACCGCCGACTATGTCGACGGCGTGCTGACCCGCCTGACCGCGGCCGGCTCGGTGTACCTGGTGATCGTCTGCCTGCTGCCGGAAGTGATGCGCGTCCAGCTCGGCACCACCTTCCATTTCGGCGGCACCTCGCTGCTGATCGCGGTCGTGGTGGTGATGGACTTCATCGCGCAGATCCAGGCGCACCTGATGTCGCACCAGTACGAAAGCCTGTTGAAGAAGGCCAACCTCAAGGGCGGCTCGCGCGGCGGCGGTTTTGCCCGCGGTTGA
- the rpsK gene encoding 30S ribosomal protein S11, which produces MAKPAAAKTKKKIKRVVTDGVAHVHASFNNTIVTITDRQGNALSWATSGGAGFRGSRKSTPFAAQVAAEKAGRAALDYGVKSLEVRIKGPGPGRESAVRSLNNVGYKITNIIDVTPIPHNGCRPPKKRRV; this is translated from the coding sequence ATGGCTAAGCCCGCAGCAGCAAAGACCAAGAAAAAGATCAAGCGCGTCGTCACCGACGGCGTCGCCCACGTCCACGCTTCGTTCAACAACACCATCGTGACCATCACCGACCGTCAGGGCAATGCGTTGTCCTGGGCGACCTCCGGTGGCGCCGGTTTCCGCGGTTCGCGCAAGTCCACGCCGTTCGCGGCGCAGGTGGCCGCCGAGAAGGCCGGGCGCGCTGCGCTCGACTACGGCGTGAAGTCGCTGGAAGTGCGCATCAAGGGCCCGGGTCCGGGTCGCGAGTCCGCCGTCCGTTCGTTGAACAACGTCGGATACAAGATCACCAACATCATCGACGTGACGCCGATCCCGCACAACGGGTGCCGTCCGCCGAAGAAGCGTCGCGTCTAA
- the rpsH gene encoding 30S ribosomal protein S8: protein MSMTDPIADLLVRIKNAAAVGKPTVKMPSSKIKVAIAEVLKAEGYISDLRVNAIENNKSELEIVLKYFEGRPVIDTLKRVSRSGLRQYRGKTELPKVLGGLGVAIISTSKGIMTDAQARQAGVGGEVLCFVA from the coding sequence ATGAGCATGACTGATCCCATCGCCGACCTGCTGGTCCGCATCAAGAATGCGGCCGCGGTTGGCAAGCCGACGGTGAAGATGCCGTCCTCCAAGATCAAGGTTGCGATCGCGGAAGTGCTGAAGGCCGAAGGCTACATCAGCGATCTGCGCGTCAACGCGATCGAGAACAACAAGTCCGAACTGGAAATCGTGCTGAAGTATTTCGAGGGCCGTCCGGTCATCGATACGCTCAAGCGCGTTTCGCGTTCGGGTCTGCGCCAGTATCGCGGCAAGACCGAGCTGCCGAAGGTTCTCGGCGGTCTGGGCGTTGCCATCATTTCCACGTCCAAGGGCATCATGACCGATGCGCAGGCCCGTCAGGCCGGCGTCGGTGGCGAAGTCCTGTGCTTCGTGGCCTAA
- the rplQ gene encoding 50S ribosomal protein L17, translated as MRHQKSGRKFSRTSAHREAMFKNMAASLIKHELIKTTLPKAKELRRVAEPLITLAKVDNVANRRLAFARLRDKEAVGTLFTTLGPRYQARPGGYLRILKCGFRAGDNAPMAYVELVDRPAVAEEVAE; from the coding sequence ATGCGTCACCAGAAATCCGGCCGCAAGTTCAGCCGCACCAGCGCCCACCGCGAAGCGATGTTCAAGAACATGGCGGCGTCGCTGATCAAGCACGAGCTGATCAAGACCACCCTGCCGAAGGCCAAGGAACTGCGCCGCGTCGCCGAGCCGCTGATCACCCTGGCCAAGGTCGACAACGTCGCCAACCGCCGCCTGGCCTTCGCGCGCCTGCGCGACAAGGAAGCGGTCGGCACCCTGTTCACCACGCTGGGCCCGCGCTACCAGGCGCGCCCGGGTGGCTACCTGCGCATCCTCAAGTGCGGCTTCCGCGCCGGCGACAACGCGCCGATGGCCTACGTCGAGCTGGTCGACCGCCCGGCCGTGGCCGAGGAAGTGGCCGAGTAA
- a CDS encoding disulfide bond formation protein B, translated as MNPLRWGFRAQFLLGFLICAGLLGYAIFVQLQLGIEPCPLCIFQRIAFAALGVLFLLGALHGPRSAGGRKLYGVLAFLAAAVGAGISTKHVSVQLFPDPMASCGPPLSFLRETMGPFEVLRRVLTGTGDCGNIDWRFLGLSMPMWCLICFVLLAVFALYAGFKSRRRTLI; from the coding sequence ATGAATCCGTTACGCTGGGGTTTCCGCGCGCAGTTCCTGCTCGGCTTTCTGATCTGCGCCGGCTTGCTGGGCTATGCGATCTTCGTGCAGCTGCAGCTGGGCATCGAGCCGTGCCCGCTGTGCATCTTCCAGCGCATCGCCTTCGCCGCGCTGGGTGTGCTGTTCCTGCTCGGCGCCCTGCACGGGCCGCGCAGCGCCGGTGGGCGCAAGCTCTACGGCGTCCTGGCGTTCCTGGCCGCGGCCGTGGGCGCCGGCATCTCCACCAAGCACGTGTCGGTGCAGCTGTTCCCGGATCCGATGGCCTCCTGCGGCCCGCCGCTAAGCTTCCTGCGCGAGACCATGGGGCCGTTCGAGGTGCTGCGCCGGGTGCTGACCGGCACCGGCGACTGCGGCAACATCGACTGGCGCTTCCTCGGCCTGTCGATGCCGATGTGGTGCCTGATCTGCTTCGTGCTGCTGGCCGTGTTCGCGCTCTATGCCGGCTTCAAGAGCCGCCGGCGCACGCTGATCTGA
- a CDS encoding TonB-dependent receptor — translation MTRRPLSSAIALILLVAPGLALAADAAVDSTAAATEPTVDLDPVTVTAKLEAARNALSPDIGSSQYAISAEDIARLPLGASTPLNQVLLQAPGVVQDSYGGIHVRGDHANLQYRINGVMIPESISGFGQTLDPRTIKNIRLLDGALPAQFGDRTAAVVDITTKNGVELGNGGSVGITGGSYGTLNPNASWWGSDGRFSWFASGNYLQNRIGMENPTDSDNPIHDKTHQGKGFADLSYLLNENTRLSLLVGYANNRFQIPNNPGQTPAFTYQGTSTFDSSQLDENQRENTRFGTLVLQGALGDTSYQLSAGQRYSSVAFSPDIAGDLIFNGIASQVQRANRASTLQADFSTPWGSTHTLRYGVYGNFEHANASNNAYVFPANDDGSQSSDVPLFIPDASRFHASTYAVYLQDEWQPSDAWTINYGLRGDRYKAFGTTEGQLSPRLGVVWHASDSTTVHAGYARYFTPPATELISTSDIALYDGTTNQQSAAGGPTKPLSERSDYYDLGISQMVGDHLTLGLDTYYRKADRLQDEGQFGAAYVYSTFNYRYGRIRGAEFSADYSNGPINAYFNAAYSKAMGKRVMTSLYNFDPDALAYAYDHWIHLDHDQKLTSSGGINYALADDSRIGADYLFGSGLRTDADGVPNGGELPAYFQLNLSAGHDFALASSHPLHAQLAVLNVLDRHYQLRDGGGIGVFAPQWAPRRGVYLSLQQDF, via the coding sequence ATGACACGTCGCCCCCTCTCCTCCGCCATCGCCCTGATCCTCCTGGTCGCCCCCGGTCTCGCCCTCGCCGCGGACGCCGCCGTCGACAGCACCGCCGCCGCCACCGAGCCGACCGTCGATCTCGACCCGGTCACCGTCACCGCCAAGCTGGAAGCCGCACGCAACGCGCTGTCGCCGGACATCGGCAGCAGCCAGTACGCGATCAGCGCCGAGGACATCGCGCGCCTGCCGCTGGGCGCCTCCACCCCGCTCAACCAGGTGCTGCTGCAGGCGCCGGGCGTGGTCCAGGACTCCTATGGCGGCATCCATGTGCGCGGCGACCACGCCAACCTGCAGTACCGCATCAACGGCGTGATGATCCCCGAATCCATCTCCGGCTTCGGCCAGACCCTGGACCCGCGCACGATCAAGAACATCCGCCTGCTCGACGGCGCGCTGCCGGCACAGTTCGGCGACCGCACCGCGGCGGTGGTCGACATCACCACCAAGAACGGCGTGGAACTGGGCAACGGCGGCAGCGTCGGCATCACCGGCGGCTCCTACGGCACGCTCAACCCCAACGCCTCGTGGTGGGGCAGCGACGGCCGCTTCAGCTGGTTCGCCAGCGGCAACTACCTGCAGAACCGCATCGGCATGGAGAATCCGACCGACAGCGACAACCCGATCCACGACAAGACCCACCAGGGCAAGGGCTTCGCCGACCTCAGCTACCTGCTGAACGAGAACACCCGGCTCAGCCTGCTGGTCGGCTACGCCAACAACCGCTTCCAGATCCCCAACAATCCGGGGCAGACGCCGGCGTTCACCTACCAGGGCACCAGCACCTTCGATTCCTCCCAGCTCGACGAGAACCAGCGCGAGAACACCCGCTTCGGCACCCTGGTGCTGCAGGGTGCGCTCGGCGACACCAGCTACCAGCTGTCGGCCGGCCAACGCTACAGCAGCGTCGCGTTCTCCCCGGACATCGCCGGCGACCTGATCTTCAACGGCATTGCCTCGCAGGTGCAGCGCGCCAACCGCGCCAGCACCCTGCAGGCCGACTTCTCCACGCCGTGGGGCAGCACGCATACCCTGCGCTATGGCGTGTACGGCAACTTCGAACACGCCAACGCCAGCAACAACGCCTACGTGTTCCCGGCCAACGACGACGGCAGCCAGAGCAGCGACGTGCCGCTGTTCATCCCCGACGCCAGCCGCTTCCACGCCAGCACCTACGCGGTCTACCTGCAGGACGAATGGCAGCCGAGCGACGCCTGGACCATCAACTACGGCCTGCGTGGCGACCGCTACAAGGCCTTCGGCACCACCGAGGGCCAGCTCAGCCCGCGCTTGGGCGTGGTCTGGCACGCCAGCGACAGCACCACCGTGCACGCCGGCTATGCGCGCTACTTCACCCCGCCGGCCACCGAGCTGATCTCCACCAGCGACATCGCCCTGTACGACGGCACCACCAACCAGCAGTCGGCGGCGGGCGGCCCGACCAAGCCGCTGAGCGAGCGCAGCGACTACTACGACCTGGGCATCTCGCAGATGGTCGGCGACCACCTGACCCTGGGCCTGGACACCTACTACCGTAAGGCCGACCGCCTGCAGGACGAAGGCCAGTTCGGCGCCGCCTACGTCTATTCCACCTTCAACTACCGCTACGGTCGCATCCGCGGCGCCGAGTTCAGCGCCGACTACAGCAACGGCCCGATCAACGCCTACTTCAACGCGGCCTACAGCAAGGCCATGGGCAAGCGGGTGATGACCAGCCTGTACAACTTCGACCCGGATGCGCTGGCCTACGCCTACGACCACTGGATCCACCTGGACCACGACCAGAAGCTGACCTCCTCCGGCGGCATCAACTACGCCCTGGCCGACGACAGCCGCATCGGCGCCGACTACCTGTTCGGCAGCGGCCTGCGCACCGACGCAGACGGCGTGCCCAACGGCGGCGAGCTGCCGGCGTACTTCCAGCTCAACCTCAGCGCCGGCCACGACTTCGCCCTGGCCAGCAGCCACCCGCTGCACGCGCAGCTGGCGGTGCTCAACGTGCTCGACCGCCACTACCAGTTGCGCGACGGCGGCGGCATCGGCGTGTTCGCGCCGCAATGGGCGCCGCGCCGCGGCGTCTACCTGAGCCTGCAGCAGGACTTCTGA
- the rplF gene encoding 50S ribosomal protein L6 produces the protein MSRVAKKPISLPKGVELTVQADQVSVKGPKGTLSLPKPAGVEIKQENGVATLSANDPSHIAITGTVRAILANMVQGVSAGFERKLELVGVGYRATMQGKDLSLALGFSHPIVFSAPEGITLAAPTQTEILVQGADKQRVGEVAAKIRGFRPPEPYKGKGVKYAGEAIIRKEAKKA, from the coding sequence ATGTCCCGCGTAGCCAAGAAGCCGATCTCCCTCCCGAAGGGCGTCGAACTCACCGTCCAGGCCGACCAGGTCAGTGTCAAGGGCCCGAAGGGCACCCTGTCGCTGCCGAAGCCCGCCGGCGTCGAAATCAAGCAGGAAAATGGCGTCGCCACGCTGTCGGCGAACGATCCGTCGCACATCGCCATCACCGGCACCGTCCGCGCCATCCTGGCGAACATGGTGCAGGGCGTGTCCGCGGGCTTCGAGCGCAAGCTCGAGCTGGTGGGCGTCGGCTACCGTGCCACGATGCAGGGCAAGGACCTGAGCCTGGCGCTCGGTTTCTCGCACCCGATCGTGTTCAGCGCGCCGGAAGGCATCACCCTGGCCGCTCCGACCCAGACCGAGATCCTGGTGCAGGGCGCCGACAAGCAGCGCGTCGGCGAAGTTGCCGCCAAGATCCGCGGTTTCCGTCCGCCGGAGCCCTACAAGGGCAAGGGTGTGAAGTACGCCGGTGAAGCCATCATTCGCAAGGAAGCCAAGAAGGCCTAA
- the rpsE gene encoding 30S ribosomal protein S5, translating into MAEEQRAPRGRDRDRNREEKVDDGMIEKLVAVNRVSKTVKGGRQFTFTALTVVGDGNGKIGFGYGKAREVPVAIQKSMEYARKGMLNIDLNNGTLWHPVKSGHGAARVFMMPASEGTGVIAGGAMRAVLEAVGVKNVLAKAVGSRNPINLVRATLRGLEDMQSPARIAAKRGKKVEDLTHG; encoded by the coding sequence ATGGCTGAAGAACAGCGTGCACCGCGGGGTCGTGATCGCGACCGCAACCGCGAAGAGAAAGTCGACGACGGCATGATCGAGAAGCTGGTCGCGGTCAACCGCGTCAGCAAGACGGTCAAGGGCGGTCGCCAGTTCACCTTCACCGCGCTGACCGTGGTCGGCGACGGCAACGGCAAGATCGGTTTCGGTTACGGCAAGGCGCGCGAAGTGCCGGTCGCGATCCAGAAGTCGATGGAGTACGCGCGCAAGGGCATGCTCAACATCGACCTGAACAACGGCACCCTGTGGCACCCGGTGAAGTCCGGCCACGGCGCGGCGCGCGTGTTCATGATGCCGGCCTCGGAAGGTACCGGCGTGATCGCCGGCGGCGCGATGCGCGCCGTGCTGGAAGCGGTCGGCGTGAAGAACGTGCTGGCCAAGGCCGTCGGTTCGCGCAACCCGATCAACCTGGTGCGCGCGACCCTGCGCGGCCTGGAAGACATGCAGTCGCCGGCCCGCATCGCGGCCAAGCGCGGCAAGAAGGTGGAGGATCTGACCCATGGCTAA
- the rplO gene encoding 50S ribosomal protein L15, with the protein MTLHLNDLKPAPGARTERTRVGRGIGSGLGKTAGRGHKGSFARKGGGKIKAGFEGGQTPMQRRLPKIGFRSKMAKDTAEVLSYQLDNLPAGEIDFAALRAAKLVPSTAKKAKVVLKGELTKAFVLKGVAATAGAKAAIEAAGGSVQE; encoded by the coding sequence ATGACTTTGCATCTGAATGATCTGAAGCCCGCGCCGGGCGCGCGCACCGAGCGCACTCGCGTCGGTCGCGGCATCGGTTCCGGCCTGGGCAAGACCGCCGGCCGCGGCCACAAGGGTTCGTTCGCGCGCAAGGGCGGCGGCAAGATCAAGGCCGGCTTCGAAGGCGGCCAGACCCCCATGCAGCGCCGTCTGCCGAAGATCGGCTTCCGTTCGAAGATGGCCAAGGACACCGCCGAGGTGCTGTCCTACCAGCTCGACAACCTGCCGGCCGGCGAGATCGATTTCGCCGCGCTGCGCGCCGCGAAGCTGGTCCCGAGCACCGCGAAGAAGGCCAAGGTGGTGCTGAAGGGCGAACTGACCAAGGCGTTCGTGCTGAAGGGCGTCGCCGCGACCGCCGGTGCCAAGGCGGCAATCGAAGCTGCCGGCGGCAGCGTGCAGGAGTAA